The Christiangramia flava JLT2011 region TTTGCAATAAACTCATATTGTTCACCAGACCTTCCTGTTTTTTGATGTAATCGTAATCATAACCATAATCACTGATCTGGCTGAGCATGTCCAGTTTGGCACCCAGGGTTTCAAATTTGCGGGCATTGCTTTTGACCATAAAACTTTTGGTAACTTCCAGGTCTTCGCCGCTAAAAGTTGACGGGTAATCTTCCAGGATCTGCTTGACCAGTTCGGCTGCTTCATATGTGATATTGCTGCGAACACCACTGGAGATCACAAAAGGCCCGGTGTAACTACGATCCAGGAATCGCGAACGAATTCCGTATGTATAACCTTTTCCTTCCCGCAGTTCCTGGGTGAGTCGGGAAGCAAATCCGCCGCCGCCAAGACGGTAATTCATCACTTCTGCAGGATAAAAATCTTTGCTTTTGGCGCTCATTGCCGGTGCTCCAAACATAAAGACCGATTGTTTGGCTCCCGGAACGTCATAAAAATAAACCCTTGAAGTTTCGGGTTTTTGTGGCTCCGGAATTTTAGGGAAGTCCACACTTACCGGCGCCCAATTTGCTGAAATGTTCCGAAGTGATTTAACGGCCTCCTCCTGCCTGATGTCCCCAACGGCCAGATAGGTCGCCACAGTAGGAGAGATGCTGATCTTGTAAAAATCTTTCACATCCTGAAGTTTCAGGTTTTCGATAGTTTCTGCGGTTCCAAGCTCGTTATAAGAAAGAATTGATTGCTCCCCGTAGATCAGTTTGCGAAATTCATTTTCAGCAATATCATTAGGGTCTGCCGCCTGCTGCTGTAACTGACTTAAAACCTGTTTTTTCAGCAATTCAAACTCCTGTTCATCCCAGCGTGGTTGCAATAATAATTCCTGAACCAGTTCCATGGTTTGCTGGTAATTTCGGGAAAGCGTATTTCCGTAGATCGAAATTTTCTCCGGTTGCGCTACGACATCTATGGAAGCACCCAGCATTTCAATGGCTTCCTCCAGTTCTGCCGGCGTTTTAGTAGCGGTTCCCTTTGTAAGCATTTCGGCCAGCATATGAGCCACGCCAGCAGTCTTTTTACTCTCGAGCAATTGCCCGCCTTTGATATCCAGGCTAAACTGCACCAGCGGAACTTCTGTATTGGTAATTCCAAGCACCTTCATTCCCGAAGGCATCAGGTCATCCCAAACTTTTGGCACCTGGAGTTCCGGGCTTCCGTGGTAAGGAGGTTCCACGCTTCGGTCAAAACTGGAAGGCGTCTTTTCATAAGTTACATCCTGGTTCGGGTCAACTTCCTCTTCCGCGCCTTCAACAATTTTCTCTTCCACGACCTTGGCTTCGGAAGAATTCTCGAGCGCAAGTGATTGCTGGCCTTTCGGTACAAAACTGGTCGCGATGAAGGCCTTGTTTTTTAGGTATTTTCGGAAGACCTCCAAGACATCATCAGCCGTAACGGCACGCATTTTTTCCACTTCCTTATTAATATAATTGGGGTCTTTGGCAAATATCTCGTATTGCGCGAGCTGAAAACCTTTTCCCAGTACACTGCTGATGGAATTGTAAAAGCGGGTTTCCAGCCCGGCCTTGATCCTTTTCAGGTCGCCCTCCGGAATTCCGTTTTGGTCGAATTCTGAAAAAACTTCCTCTATAGCCATAGCCACAGAATCCAGGTCTTTCCCTTCATAAGCCCGCACCTGAAGCATGAGTTGCCCGGCCAGTTCTGAAGTATAATCGTACATATTCACCCGGCCGCTTAACTGGTCTTCCTCAACGATCTTCTTGTATAAAGGCGCATTTTTCCCATCTGCAAGGTAGCTGGTAAGAATGTCCAGGGCATAAGAATCTGGATGGTACGAATACACCGAAGGCCAGGCCATAGTAAGTTCCGGCAATTTGGCGAAATTGTCTTCGTAATATAACTTTTTGGTTTTGGCCAGGCTTACCGGTTGCTTTTTCATTTCGGGGATCGCCGGGCCTCGTTGGATCTCATCAAAATATTTATGCACCCATTCTTTTGCCTGTTCCTTGTCAAAATCTCCTGAAATCGTCAGGATCACGTTGTTGGGAACATACCAGCGGTTGTAAAAATCCTTTACATCCTGAAGTGTAGCGTTCTGGAGATCTTCCAGGCTACCAATCACCTCCCAGGAATACGGGTGGCCATCGGGATAAAGATTTCTGTCGATCACATAAAAAGTATGACCGTATGGGCGATTATCTACCCGCTGCCTCTTTTCATTTTTCACTACCTGTTTTTCCTTTGCCAGAACTGGATCGGTGACTGTATTGATAAAATAACCCAGTTTATCGGCCTCGGCCCAGATCATTTTTTCTAATGCATCGTTTGGAACAGTCTGGAAATAATTGGTTCGATCACGGCTGGTGGAACCATTGGCCCCGGAGCCTCCAATACGGGCACTGAGCTTGTCCAGGCCGCCTTTTCCCAAGTTTTCAGATTCCAGGAAAAGCAGGTGCTCAAAGAGATGGGCAAACCCGGTACGGCCTTCTTTTTCTCTTGCCGAACCCACATGGGCAGTGAGAGCCACAGCGACCACGGGATCTGAATGATCCTGGTGAAGTATGACCTTCAGCCCGTTTTCAAGATTAAATGTTTCAAAATCAACAGTGAAATTCTGTTCCTGTTGGGAATAGGCCATGCTTACGAAAAGCATCAGGAAACAAATCGCACAATTTTTTAATAATTTCATAGCAGCTTAGTTATAAGAATATCCGGTTTTGTTGGTGAAAAATATGGCATTGGCGAAAAAGAGCTTTCCATTTTCCCAGAACGCCCGGAAAAGAGGGTTGTCAACCAGGTAAATTATACTCCCGCGACCCATTGGCTGTTCCCCGAAAACCAGGGAATTTTTCAGGTTTTTAATAGCGTTACTTCCGGCGAAACCGGAAACGACTTCCGGCTGTTGAATAACCCCCACGTTATTTCCATTTTTAAGGAAGGCATAGCTGTCGCTGGTTAGTTTCAAGCTAAAATAGGTATCGGGATAACCAAAAGCCAGCGGATGGGTATTGTCGATCTTTGTTCGAATGATACTGCCGGTAATCAGGTCTTTAATGCTTTCGCGTTCGCGCTGGGCGTAGGGGATAAGTTCCACTTTGGTCGAATCTTTCTTTGCCTGCTCGTTTTTGGTAATTCCGAAGCCTTCTTTTCCTTCAAATGCAGCTATGGCGTCTTCGAGCACGATCAGGTTTCCGCCTTTTTTCACAAAACTGCTGATCTTTTCCAGGTTTGATTCATTCAGAAGCGAACGATATCGTCCGGAAGGCATGATCAGCACATCAAATTCATCCAGGTCTACAGAAGAAAAATAGTCGGTATCTACTGGAGTGACAGGATATTGGAGATCCTGCTCGAAATAATACCAGATCTCACCAAAATTCAATGACGAAACGCCGTCACCTTTTAGCAGCGCCACTTTCTGAGGATTCAGGATGCTGATGCTGGAAGAGCCGAAATCGGGCCCGGAAGTGGAAAAACCGGTAGCGGCATTGGTCAATTTTCGCTTATGCTCATTGGCGATCGAAACCACTTTCTCATCAAAATCCTGTAGGTTCATGTTATCTGATTTCAGGATCACCAGGCTACCAGGCTCAAATTGCTCATTTTGACTGCTGAATGTTGTTTCGCTGAAACGAACTTTGATTTCCTGCTGAAGCAAAGCTGCTAGGAAAGCCGCATCGTTCATACTGTTCCATTTAGACAAATAACCAACTCCTGACGGATTCACGGTATTGCTGATGTTTCCGAAGTTTGCATTTTCACCTGCCTGAATGGTGCTGGTACTGGCCGTGGTGTTCAGGCCATAAGCATAGGGTAGGCTCCACGCCGTAATATCATAGGTAACTGAATCTGTCAGTTTTGTTTGTGGTTCGAAAAGCACTTTGACCATCTTGCCTTTAGGCTGGTTGGTAGAAACCACTAACGTATTTTTTTCAAAGTTTCCTGACTGGTTTCCTGCTTGCTGGTAGTTATAACCACTTAATTTTCCTGAATTTTTGTAGGAATAGGTGATCTCGTGACGATCCAGCAGTTCCGTCAGTTTCTGGAGACGATCGGCATTACCTGAAAGGGCATAGCTCTTATAACGAGAATCTGCAGTTTCAAAATACTTCCTGAAATTCGCCGATAGTTCGTCAGAGTTTTGAGAAGCCACTTCCACGGTGGAAATTCCGGTAGTAAAATGATGTTCGAGGCGATCTTTCAGAGTCAGGACGGCCGCTTCGTTCGTTTGGATCCCCAGGCCTGCCATGCCGTGTCCTGCCTGTTCGTAGGTCATTCCAATGGCTCCCATATAAGTTGGATAGGTGTCACCATAACTAGGGTAAAGCAGGTCAAATCGCTCACCGGTGAAGTATAACCAGCCATTTTGGTCGAAATATTTAGCATTGTTCTTTCCTATTCGGGTTTGAAAATCTCTCTGGAACGGAGTGATGATTTCGTGAAATGGCTCGGCAGCCGGTGCGAAATAATACGGATCGTTGATGTATTGTTCGTGAAAATCTACATGGATGTGCGGCATCCAGGCATTGTAAGCCTTTAACCTGGCTTGCGTTTCAACCTGCGTCGCCCAGGCCCAGTCACGGTTCAGATCAAAAAGGTAATGATTGGGTCTTCCTCCCGGCCAGGGTTCATGATGTTCGGCAGCAGCGGGATCGACATTGTAAGGCGCCGCCTTTACCTGGTTATACCAGTTCACGTAACGGTCGCGCCCATCTGGGTTGATACAGGGGTCTATGATCACAATGGTGTTTTTTAACCAATCCTGTTTCTGGGTGATCAGGGTATACAAGGTTTTCATCGCAGCTTCGGTGCTGGAAGCCTCGTTGCCGTGAACGTTATAGCTCAGCCAAACAATCGCCTTGTCGGTTGAGGAATCGGTGTTCGACACATTATTCAGGTGATTTTGCCTGATTTCTTCAATATTCTTAATATTTTCTTCCGAAGAGATCGTGGCATAGATCAGCGGCCTGCGCTCATTGGTTTGGCCATACTGGTGAAGCTGTACCATCGCCGATTTTTCTGAAATTTCCTCAAAATAATCCACCACCTGTGAATGCCGGGTGAACTGGCTGCCCAGTTCATAGCCGAGAAATTCTGCGGGAGCAGGAAGATTTTGGGAAGCAGCAATAAAAAAACTAAAAAGAAAGCTTAGGGTGTAAAAATGTTTCATTCAGGATTATTTCAATAATTAGTTTGCGGAACTCAAAATTAACCAAAAAGGGACTAATATTTTACCAGATTTCATTTACCAGCCAGTCTGCGGCATTTTCCACGTAAGGAACGTATTCGCAGGGCTCATTATGAGTAAGACCTTCAGCAACCTTTAAAGTTACATTACTACCGGCATTATTTGTAGCTTCTATCCATGCCTGAGTTTCTTCTAAAGGAAAATGTTCGTCATTTTCACCGTGAATTTCATAGAGAGGTGTGTTGATCTTACGGGCATTTCCGTCTGTCCCAAAGGTATTATAAGAGCTCGCCATGGGAATCCCGGCTGAAAAGATCGAGGGCTGCGTTTCGGAAAAGAACCAGGCCCCGTTGCCACCATTGCTGTATCCGGTTATGACGATCTTAGAAGTATCTACCGGAAGATATTTCACACTAAGCTCTATTAAGGTTAGGACCATTTCCTGGTTGCGTGTGCTAATCCACAGTTGGGCACCGGCATTCGGGCTCAAAATGATCGGGTCCAGACTTGCAAATCCTGGCTCTGCATAGCAACTGGTAGTTTTATGGGCGTTGGTATCCCCGCCAGATGCCCCGTGTAAATTTACGATCAGCGGGCGTTTATTAGTTGCCGAAGCACTTTCGGGAACAATTAGCCGAAAATTCCATTCATTGCTCACCTTGCTCAAAATGGCAAAATCATGTGTGCCAGCCGTAAGATCCAGCGCCTGGAAATCGGCTTCTACTTCAGCTGAGGTTCTGGTATCTGCGGGTTGCGGGGAATCGCTCTTACTGCAGGAGAGACTAGTGAGTATAAAAAATAGGGCTCCAATAATTACCCCGAATTTGCGTGTTTTCATAGTGATGACTTTTAAAGATGATTTGATCTTCTGAAAGTTAGTTAAATAATCCCGCTCCCTAAAATTTAGTTAATCATAACCTGCATTCTGGTCCACATTTAATTTCCTCTCCAAAAGATTTTATCTTTACATAAAATTTCAAGAAAAAGAATGCTCAGCGAAACAATTCCTTATTCCCAAACCAACTACTTTTCCCAACTTATCCTGGACTATCTCGATCAACAGCAAGATCTGAAAAAGTTCTACCATCGTTTTCCGGATATTTCCGAATTTGAGCCGCAATTGGAAGAGAAGTCGGCTAATTACGATCACGAAATCAGGAAAACTCTTCAGGAGGTTTTAAGAAAGCAGTATGAAGGTCTGGAGCACACAGATTCATTCCGGGAAAACCTGCAATTGCTGGGCGATAAGAAAACTTTTACCATTACCACCGGCCACCAGCTGAACCTGTTCACCGGGCCCCTATACTTTTTATACAAGATCATCTCAACGATCAATCTTTGTAAGGAATTGAAAGTAGCTTATCCTGAATATAATTTTGTCCCGGTCTACTGGATGGCGACAGAAGATCATGATTTTGAGGAGATCAATTACTTCAATTTACACGGAAAAAAATTCAAGTGGAATAATGCTGATGAGCGGGCCGGGAAGACCGCCGTGGGCTATTTGAAAATCAGTGGTCTGGACGAGGTCTTTGAGTTGTTTTCCGCAGAATTGGGAGGCGGGGAAAATGCTGAATACCTGAAGAAACTTTTTTCTGATGGCTATCTGAAACATGAAAATCTTACCGATGCCACTCGATTTATCGCCAACCAGTTGTTTGGGAAAGAAGGCCTGGTGATCCTGGATGCGGAGGATTCGCGCCTCAAAACCTATTTTCAGGCCTACGCCAAAACTGAATTGCTGGAGCAAACGTCCAGTAAAGCCACCGCCGGGACGCTGGAAGAACTTGAGAAGCTGGGATATGCGCTCCAGGTGAATCCCAGGGAGATCAATCTTTTTTATCTAACTGAAGAACTTCGGGAGCGAATCATCCTGCGCGATGATCGCTATTATGTGCATGAGACTGAAATAAACTGGAGCCGCGAAGAACTCCTGGAAGAACTGGAAGATCATCCCGAGCGTTTTAGCCCGAATGTGGTAATGCGACCGCTGTATCAGGAAGTTATTTTGCCCAATCTGTGTTATATCGGTGGAGGCGGTGAACTTGCTTACTGGTTTGAACTGAAAAAGTATTTCGAAGCTGAAAAGATCACTTTTCCGATCCTGTTACTTCGGAATTCCGCCTTACTGCAATCACGCAAGCAAAACGACAAACGAAAAAAACTGCATATCGAGCTGAAGGAGCTGTTCCTGAAGCAGCATGAACTCATCAATAGGAAGGTTCGGGAAATTTCGAATATCGATATCAATTTCGATCCTCAGAAAGAACATCTCGTAGCTCAATTTGAGGAGCTTTATAACCTGGCCGAGCAAACCGATCCTACTTTTCTTTCAGCTGTCAAGGCACAGGAAGTAAAGCAATTAAAAGGACTCGATAATCTTGAAAAGCGCCTGTTAAAAGCCCAGAAGCGCAAACTCAAAGACGAGGTCGAACGAATTTCCAAACTTCAGAATGAATTGTTCCCTAATCGAAGCCTTCAGGAAAGACAGGTGAATTTTTCAGAATATTATGACGAATATGGTCCCGTTTTGATCGATACCCTGTTGCAGGAGCTGAAGCCACTGGATTTCAATTTTAAAATCATCACTTTTGGAGAAGAATAGAATGCATACCATAGATATGGACCTGGTGGAAATGACGCTCGATGTCATGAAATACACCATAGACCGTATCTCCAATGTTACACCCGAACTGGGCTCCCCGCGAAAGGAAGAAGAGTTGTTGCGAATTGTAGGAGAAACGATTACTCCGGAAGGGATTGGAGGCGAAAATGCGTTTCAGCTGTTTCGGGATGTGCTGGTCAAGGCAACGGTACCAATTGACCACCCCCGGCACCTGGCCTTTGTGCCTGCGGCTCCAACACGGGCTGCGATCATGTTTGACCTGGTGACTTCAGCATCCAGTATTCACGGAGCCTACTGGATGGAAGGAGCAGGTGGCATTTTTTGCGAGAACCAGGCCATGAAATGGCTGGTCTCCTTAACCGGATTGCCACAAACGGCTTTTGGCGTTTTCACCAGCGGCGGTACGGCAGCAAACCTGTCGGCTTTGGTGACGGCGCGGGAAGAATGGCGCTCACAAAACCCAAAATTTCAGAAAGAACGTGTACTCTTGTTAACATCCAATGGCGCGCACAGTTCGATTAAATCGATGG contains the following coding sequences:
- a CDS encoding M16 family metallopeptidase, with the translated sequence MKLLKNCAICFLMLFVSMAYSQQEQNFTVDFETFNLENGLKVILHQDHSDPVVAVALTAHVGSAREKEGRTGFAHLFEHLLFLESENLGKGGLDKLSARIGGSGANGSTSRDRTNYFQTVPNDALEKMIWAEADKLGYFINTVTDPVLAKEKQVVKNEKRQRVDNRPYGHTFYVIDRNLYPDGHPYSWEVIGSLEDLQNATLQDVKDFYNRWYVPNNVILTISGDFDKEQAKEWVHKYFDEIQRGPAIPEMKKQPVSLAKTKKLYYEDNFAKLPELTMAWPSVYSYHPDSYALDILTSYLADGKNAPLYKKIVEEDQLSGRVNMYDYTSELAGQLMLQVRAYEGKDLDSVAMAIEEVFSEFDQNGIPEGDLKRIKAGLETRFYNSISSVLGKGFQLAQYEIFAKDPNYINKEVEKMRAVTADDVLEVFRKYLKNKAFIATSFVPKGQQSLALENSSEAKVVEEKIVEGAEEEVDPNQDVTYEKTPSSFDRSVEPPYHGSPELQVPKVWDDLMPSGMKVLGITNTEVPLVQFSLDIKGGQLLESKKTAGVAHMLAEMLTKGTATKTPAELEEAIEMLGASIDVVAQPEKISIYGNTLSRNYQQTMELVQELLLQPRWDEQEFELLKKQVLSQLQQQAADPNDIAENEFRKLIYGEQSILSYNELGTAETIENLKLQDVKDFYKISISPTVATYLAVGDIRQEEAVKSLRNISANWAPVSVDFPKIPEPQKPETSRVYFYDVPGAKQSVFMFGAPAMSAKSKDFYPAEVMNYRLGGGGFASRLTQELREGKGYTYGIRSRFLDRSYTGPFVISSGVRSNITYEAAELVKQILEDYPSTFSGEDLEVTKSFMVKSNARKFETLGAKLDMLSQISDYGYDYDYIKKQEGLVNNMSLLQIQELAEKYVNPDKMYFLIVGDAETQLDRLSKLGLGDPILLDPETGE
- a CDS encoding M14 family metallopeptidase, with translation MKHFYTLSFLFSFFIAASQNLPAPAEFLGYELGSQFTRHSQVVDYFEEISEKSAMVQLHQYGQTNERRPLIYATISSEENIKNIEEIRQNHLNNVSNTDSSTDKAIVWLSYNVHGNEASSTEAAMKTLYTLITQKQDWLKNTIVIIDPCINPDGRDRYVNWYNQVKAAPYNVDPAAAEHHEPWPGGRPNHYLFDLNRDWAWATQVETQARLKAYNAWMPHIHVDFHEQYINDPYYFAPAAEPFHEIITPFQRDFQTRIGKNNAKYFDQNGWLYFTGERFDLLYPSYGDTYPTYMGAIGMTYEQAGHGMAGLGIQTNEAAVLTLKDRLEHHFTTGISTVEVASQNSDELSANFRKYFETADSRYKSYALSGNADRLQKLTELLDRHEITYSYKNSGKLSGYNYQQAGNQSGNFEKNTLVVSTNQPKGKMVKVLFEPQTKLTDSVTYDITAWSLPYAYGLNTTASTSTIQAGENANFGNISNTVNPSGVGYLSKWNSMNDAAFLAALLQQEIKVRFSETTFSSQNEQFEPGSLVILKSDNMNLQDFDEKVVSIANEHKRKLTNAATGFSTSGPDFGSSSISILNPQKVALLKGDGVSSLNFGEIWYYFEQDLQYPVTPVDTDYFSSVDLDEFDVLIMPSGRYRSLLNESNLEKISSFVKKGGNLIVLEDAIAAFEGKEGFGITKNEQAKKDSTKVELIPYAQRERESIKDLITGSIIRTKIDNTHPLAFGYPDTYFSLKLTSDSYAFLKNGNNVGVIQQPEVVSGFAGSNAIKNLKNSLVFGEQPMGRGSIIYLVDNPLFRAFWENGKLFFANAIFFTNKTGYSYN
- a CDS encoding dienelactone hydrolase family protein, translated to MKTRKFGVIIGALFFILTSLSCSKSDSPQPADTRTSAEVEADFQALDLTAGTHDFAILSKVSNEWNFRLIVPESASATNKRPLIVNLHGASGGDTNAHKTTSCYAEPGFASLDPIILSPNAGAQLWISTRNQEMVLTLIELSVKYLPVDTSKIVITGYSNGGNGAWFFSETQPSIFSAGIPMASSYNTFGTDGNARKINTPLYEIHGENDEHFPLEETQAWIEATNNAGSNVTLKVAEGLTHNEPCEYVPYVENAADWLVNEIW
- the bshC gene encoding bacillithiol biosynthesis cysteine-adding enzyme BshC, with protein sequence MLSETIPYSQTNYFSQLILDYLDQQQDLKKFYHRFPDISEFEPQLEEKSANYDHEIRKTLQEVLRKQYEGLEHTDSFRENLQLLGDKKTFTITTGHQLNLFTGPLYFLYKIISTINLCKELKVAYPEYNFVPVYWMATEDHDFEEINYFNLHGKKFKWNNADERAGKTAVGYLKISGLDEVFELFSAELGGGENAEYLKKLFSDGYLKHENLTDATRFIANQLFGKEGLVILDAEDSRLKTYFQAYAKTELLEQTSSKATAGTLEELEKLGYALQVNPREINLFYLTEELRERIILRDDRYYVHETEINWSREELLEELEDHPERFSPNVVMRPLYQEVILPNLCYIGGGGELAYWFELKKYFEAEKITFPILLLRNSALLQSRKQNDKRKKLHIELKELFLKQHELINRKVREISNIDINFDPQKEHLVAQFEELYNLAEQTDPTFLSAVKAQEVKQLKGLDNLEKRLLKAQKRKLKDEVERISKLQNELFPNRSLQERQVNFSEYYDEYGPVLIDTLLQELKPLDFNFKIITFGEE